GCCAGCTGCGCCATCGGCCAGCACGGTAGCAGAATCATCGGCGGCAACGCCATCCCCGGAATCACCGGCTTTACCCGCGCCGGACTCGCGCGCGGCGGCCACCCAGCCGTCAATCGCCTGATTGAGGACCGGAATCACCGTGGACAGGTCGTCGGAAGCGTTGCGTACGTTCATGCGGTCGATTCGCCAGCCGGCCTCGACCAGAGCCTGGGCCGACCAGTAGAGCAGCGGACGGTCGCAGTTGTAGCCGGTGCCGGGCATCAGCAGTACGCGGCCGTACTCCTGACCGGGCTTGACGACATTCTTCTTCCAAGAGGTGATGCTGACTTCGACGGCCGGTTTCATCGCGCGCCTTCCTTCCACGGGTGTGTCCTGCGTGTCCCCCTGAGTTGTTCCGAATTATTCTGGCAGTCAGTCTACTCCCGGACCCGTTCACGTTGCCTCCACAAGCTATAATCGGCCACGGTTCTGATTGGGTGCGCAGCGCCTGACGCGCGTTGGGCAGGCCGATCAGGGCGAGTCGCAATTCTCGCCGGGGCCAGCCGCAGCATTATGCACGCGGTGCGCAGCCCCGCATAAACCCAAGGAAGTAGAGAGTAAATGGAGAAGTTCTTCCATTTGAAGGAAAACGGCACGACCGTCTCGACTGAGATTCTGGCCGGCCTGACCACGTTCTTCGCGATGGCTTACATCATCGTCGTCAACCCGCAGATCCTGTCGCAGACGGGTATGCCGTGGGGCGGCGTGTTCCTGGCCACCATCATCGCGGCCATCATCGGCACCCTGGTCATGGGCCTGTTCGCCAACGTGCCGTACGCCCAGGCCGCCGGCATGGGCCTCAACGCGTTCTTCACCTACACCGTGTGCTTCGGCCTCGGCTTCAGCTGGCAGCAGACCATGTGCATGGTGTTCCTGTGCGGCCTGATCAACATCCTCATCACCGTCACCAAGATCCGCAAGATGATCATCCTGGCCATCCCGGAGTCCCTGCAACACGCCATCGGCGGCGGCATCGGCCTGTTCGTGGCCTACGTGGGCATGCTGAACGTCGGCCTGATCAAGTTCACTCCCGGCGATCCGAAGGCCGCCGCCAAGGGCGGTGCCGTTGCGGCTACCCCGGGTCTGGCCAACTTCAACGACAAGGTGCTGTGGGTCTTCCTGATCGGCCTCGTACTGGCCATTGTGTTCACCGTGATGAAGGTTAAGGGCGGCATGCTGCTGGCCATCGCCATCACCACCGTAATCGGCATCCCGTTCGGCGTGACCACCTGGTCCAACTCGCAGTCCATCAGCGAGACCTTCTCCCAGCTGCCGCAGACCTTCGGCGCGATCTTCTCCGCCGAGGGCTTCCCGGCACTGTTCTCTGATCCGACCAAGCTGCCGCTGGTCATCGTGACCATCTTCGCCTTCTCCATGTCCGATACGTTCGACACCCTGGGCACTTTCATCGGCACCGGCCGCCGCACCGGCATCTTCTCCGCCGAGGATGAGAAGGCTCTGGAGAACGGCCACGGCTTCTCCTCCAAGATGGACAAGGCCCTGTTCGCCGACTCCATCGCCACCTCCATCGGCGCCATCTGCGGCACCTCGAACACCACCACCTACGTCGAGTCTTCCGCCGGCATCGCCGCAGGCGGCCGAACCGGCCTGACCTCCGTGGTTGTGGCGATCTGCTTCGCCTTGTCCGCGTTCCTGGCCCCGGTCGTCTCCGCCGTGCCGTCCGCCGCAACCGCCGGCGTGCTGGTGATCGTCGGCTGCATGATGGCCGCTTCCCTGAAGGAAGTCAAGTGGGACGACATCGCCGAAGCCATTCCGGCGTTCTTCGCCGCCGTGTTCATGGCCTTCTCCTACTCCATCTCCTACGGCATCGCCGGAGGCTTCATCATGTACTGCATCGTGAAGACCTGCAAGGGCAAGGCCAAGGAGGTTCACCCGATCATCTGGACTGTGGCCGCGCTGTTCATTCTGGACTTCGTGTGCATGGCGATTCTGTAACGCTGATTGACAACGGATTAGCCTTTAAGGATTAATCCGCCGCCATACGGCATAAAGGCCGGGCTCTCACAAGGGCCCGGCCTTTGTTGTTGCCACAGTGATCAACGCCCATGAGTACCTTCGATGATCATCCGCCATTCTTGATGCATGGGAATAGTTGTCAACCGACAACTAAACGTACATGGCGGCAGCACGAGTGCCTTATTCAACATCGAAATATGCAGCGCGAAGAAGCCGAAAAACCAAAAAGGCTTCTATACCGAATGAAACGGTATAGAAGCCTTTTGGTTTGCGATCAAGCCCTTCTCGCCCGAGAGAAGCTAGAGAACGATCAGTCCTCGAATGCCGAACCGTTAAGCGGGAAGCCCTACGGGCTTCCCGTAGGTGAGGGAGCGGCTATGCCGCGACCGATCCGTGAGAGGGCTTTAGTCCTCGAACGGATCAAAGTCGCGACGGACGCGGCGACGCGGGCGCTCAGTACGCTCTTCGCGGTCGGCGCGGTAGTCGTCGTAGTTGTCGTCGGTGGCGTAGCGCGGGTTACGGTCCGAGCCACGGCCACGGCCACGGGAACCGCCACGGCGGTCATCACGATCGCCACGGTCATCGCGATCGGAAGAGCGACGGCGACGCGGACGATCATCATCACGGGAGTCGCGAGCATCACGGTCATCGCGATCGTCGAAGTCACGGTCGGCAGAACGACGGCGACGCGGACGATCATCATCGCGATCATCGCGATCGAAGTCACGGTCATCGGAGCGACGGCGACGCGGACGGTCGTCGTAATCATCCTCGAAGTCATCGGAGCGACGGCGACGCGGACGGTCGTCACGATCGTCGAAGTCACGGTCATCGCGATCGGAGCGACGGCCACGGCCGCCACGGCGATCGTCACGGTCACCACGGCCACGGCCGCCACGGCGGTCATCGCGATCGCCACGGCTCGGGCGGGCGTTGTTCTCCTGATCCTCGAAACCAGGAATGGCCAGGGAGATCTTGCCGCGATCATCGACACCCTGAACGATCACCTCAACGGTGTCGCCTTCCTTGAGCACGTCTTCGACAGCGTCAATACGCTCGCCGTTGGCCAGGTTGCGGATCTGGGAGATGTGCAGCAGGCCGTCAGTGCCGGGGGTGAGGTTCACGAAAGCGCCGAACGACGTGGTCTTGACGACCTTGCCGTTGTAGGTTTCGCCGGCCTCGGGCACGTGCGGGTTGGCGATGGAATCGATGATGGACTTGGCCTTCTTAGCGGCCTCGCCACCCTCGGAGGAGATGAAGACGGTACCGTCATCCTCGATGGCAATTTCAGCGCCGGTATCTTCCTGAATCTGGTTGATCATCTTGCCCTTCGGGCCGATGACCTCGCCGATCTTCTCGACCGGAACGGTGGTGGTGATGATGCGCGGAGCGAACTCGCTCATCTCAGCCGGGCCGTCGATGCACTCGTTAATGACCTCGAGAATCGTGGCGCGGGCTTCCTTGGCCTGCTGCAAAGCGGCGGCCAGGATGTCGGCGGGGATGCCGTCGAGCTTGGTGTCGAGCTGCAGGGCAGTGATGAACTCGGAAGTACCGGCCACCTTGAAGTCCATGTCGCCGAAGGCATCCTCGGCACCCAGGATATCGGTGAGGGTCTTGAAGATGTGCTTGCCATCAACGTCGCCGGACACGAGGCCCATGGCGATGCCGGCAACCGGGGCCTTCAGCGGCACGCCGGCAGCCAAAAGGCTCAGCGTGGAGGCGCACACGGAACCCATCGAAGTGGAACCGTTGGAACCGATGGCCTCGGAGACCTGGCGGATGGCGTAGGGGAACTCTTCACGGCTCGGCAGCACCGGCACGAGAGCCTTCTCGGCGAGGGCGCCGTGGCCGATCTCACGACGCTTCGGGGAGCCGACGCGGCCGGTCTCGCCAGTGGAGTACGGCGGCATCTCGTAGTTGTGCATGTAGCGCTTGGACTGCGGACCGGACAGCGCGTCGATCTGCTGCTCCATCTTGAGCATGTTCAGGGTGGTGACGCCCAGAATCTGGGTCTCGCCACGCTGGAACAGGGCGGAGCCGTGCACGCGAGGCACAATGTCCACCTCGGCGGACAGGGTGCGGATGTCGCGCAGGCCACGGCCGTCGATGCGGTAGTCCTCGGTCAGGATGCGGCGGCGCACGATCTGGCGCTGCAGCTCCTTGAAGGCGTTGCCCAGCTCCTTGTCCTTCTCGGCGTCGTCCATATCGGTGAACTCGTTCGCGAGCACCTCGCGCACGTGCTCCTTGATCTCATGGATGCGATCCTGACGCGGCAGCTTCTCGGCGATGGAGAGCGCCTCGTCCAGATCCTTGTGAGCGATCTCGTCGATACGGGCATACAGCTCGTCGGTGTACTCCGGGAAGAGCTGGAATTCCTTGGTCTCCTTGGCGGCGATCTTCTTGAGCTCATCCTGAGCCTCGCAGATCACCTTGATGAACGGCTTGGCGGCTTCAAGACCACCGGCCACGACCTCCTCATCGGGCTTGGTCTGACCCTCGTCATAGATGAGGTGCCAGGCGTTCTTGCCGGCACCCGCCTCGATCATGGCGATGGCAACATCACCGTTCTCGATCACGCGGCCAGCGACCACAATCTCGAACACGGCGCGCTCACGCTCACTCCAACGCGGGAAGGCGACCCACTGGCCGTCGATCAGCGCCAGACGCACACCGGAGACCGGGCCTTCGAACGGCAGGCCGGAGATCATAGTGGAGGCGGAAGCGGCGTTCAGGGCGATGACATCGTAAGCGTCATCAGGGTTCACGGCGAGCACGGTCTCGACGACCTGCACTTCGTTGCGCAGGGTGTGCGGGAACAGCGGGCGCAGCGGGCGGTCGATGATGCGGCAGGCGAGGATGGCCTCGGAGCTCGGGCGGCCTTCACGGCGGAAGAACGAGCCCGGAATCTTGCCGGCAGCGTACATCTTCTCTTCAACATCAACGGTCAGCGGGAAGAAGTCGTAGTTCTCCTTCGGGCTGGAACCGGCGGTGGTGGTGGACAGAATCATGGAATCGTCGTCGAGGTAGGCGGCCACAGCGCCATCGGCCTGCTGGGCGAGGCGGCCGGTCTCGAAGCGCAGCGTGCGCTTGCCAAACGATCCATTGTCGATTACGGCCTCAACGGCCTTGATTTCGGGACCCTCCATAGGGTTCCTCCTTCTTTAATTTTCTAATTATTCCTACATACTGTGCTGCGGTTCGGCGACTCGCTTGAACCGCAACTGTCCTCTTCAGCGGACGTCACATACCTTGTTTCGACTGACCCCTTGGCCGTCGTTCCTCGTGTCAACCCCTTCATTCGGGTTCTCCTGTCGGCCTTACCTGCTGGCCTATCCTCTAACCCTCTTGCCGTTGTTGCCGTTGGCTGGCGATATGTAAAACGCCCGAGCACCATCCTAGGTACTCGGGCGGAAGTCTTCAATTATCGACGCAGACCCAGACGCTCGATGAGGGAACGGTAACGGTTGATGTCAACGCGCTTGAGGTAGTCAAGCAGGCGACGACGGTCACCGATCATCAGCTGCATACCACGACGGGAGTGGTGGTCGTGCTTGTGCTCCTTGAGGTGCTCGGTCAGATCAGCGATACGCTTGCTCAGCAGAGCAACCTGGACCTCCGGAGAGCCGGTGTCACCTTCATGGGTCGCGTACTTAGCGATGATTTCCTGCTTTTCTTCAGCCGTCAGTGCCACGGCATCCTCCTTATATTGCTGCGCGGTGCTACCGGCCCGATGCCGGCGCGCTCTCTATCCGCGGGCGAAATACGCCAAGGGTCAATTATACAGGAGCACCAGACACCACGAATCAGACCAACGTCAGCAGGCCGCCAAACATCACAACAAGCAAAGCAATCGTCTCAATCACAAAAAAAAGATAAACGACGCCCAACTGCGCGTCAGCACATTCAACGGCGACTCTTTTTTAATCGTCACCAACAATCCCACCCACAGCACCGCGAAAACGGCAACGCCAATACCAACTGAAATAATGCCAAGATTCGCCGCATTCGCCAATGCCGACGACTCTCCGTACACCACATATGTCGCATACCAAAAATCAATTTTCAGAATGCGCAGGCCGGCAATGAGTTGCTCCGCCGCCAAGCCAATCACAAAAACCGCGCCCCACAAGCGCCGATGGGCGTCAACAACCAGCAGACCAAGGCCGGAAACGGCAATCAGCGTCACCGTCCAGGCAACAAACGCGGCGCCGCGCGGCTCAAGCGCGCTCAAATTATCAAGCAGCCACTGCGTATCGTTCACCGCAATCGCACGCCCCCACCAATACGGCACCACAATGGCCGCAATCACCAGCAGCGCATAAGCCAGCCACAATGCAGGATGCGAGCGCTTACGCTCAATATCGGCCAGCGACAGCGTCGATTCGGGAATGGACGCCACCGGATGCTTGGAAACATCGTTATGTTTGGAAACATCGTTGGGCATGGGCGAAACACCATCGGACCGCGTATCGATTTCAGCCTGCACCTCACCGCTCGCCTGCTGGTCGACCGGCTGTTTCTCCACGCTGGAATTCACCGCCATCTACGTTTACCTCGCGTTCGTTGTTCGACGCCACACCTGTCTGCACAATGCGTCGTCTCATGCCGCGACGCCCATGCTAGGACGGTATTGTATCGTGAGTGCGCCATACGATAATGACATGGCGCCGGACATAACGCCGCAATACCTGATTTTCGCTAATCGCAACCATGCTTCGGCGGACGACATAAGCCATACATATGTTCATAAGGGCGAACCATATCCGAATTACTCACTCCGCTAACATCACCACATAACGGCAACATAGATACACAGCCATACTTGATATCAGGAGAACGCCGTCGATTCGAAATGAAAACTGCCAGCCGCCCACACACCAGCTCCTTTGTTTCCAAAATCGCACATTCTACGCCGATGTCATGCTCCACCATGTCTCACGCCGCGGTCTCAACATAACAGGATGGGTTGTACGAATCCACGTTGCCGAGCATTCGCACAACCCACCATTGCGACACATCACTGATTCCGCACATTCAATCGCTGCAACCAACAGGCTGCGGCGATATTTCAGCGCGAAGAGCGGCGTATCCGAATGACACTGATGCCAGCCAGCATCAGGGCAATTGCAGACAGCACCATCGGTGTTACGGACGAACCAGTTGATGACAGTTCAGATGAATTATCATCAGCAGTAGAAGACTGTTGCTGGCCGCCATCACCGGTCTGATCGCCGTTACCCGACTGGTTACCGTCACCGGTCTGATCACCACCACCAGGATTTCCGCCATCACCAGACTGACGGTCAACCGCCAATTGCGCGAGCTGCAAACTCAGTGCACGCTGCGGGGCATCCACCTCATTTTGCGTGGAAGGATCGGATGCCAACGCCTGCTTTGCCTTATCAAGTAGCGTGAGCATCTTATCCCACTCATCCATAGGATATTCCGCAGACTGCAGAGAGTCAGCCTGATCAATGGCCGAACGCAGCTTAGACGTATCCACAGCTTTGCCGTCAGAAGTCAACACGTCGCTCAAGTCATAGTAATCAAAATCGACATAACCACCCGTATTCTCCTTGGCGTAATTGAACAAGCCGATTCGATACCCCTTAAAGTGCGACAAGCTCCAATCGTAAGTCAGCGGCCCCTGCTCGTCGCCAAGCTTGGACCATTGCTTACCGTCCAGACTGTACCAATACTGAATCGTCAACTTACCACTCGCATTATCCAGTGTGTTGTCCGACTTGATCCACACATTGGTCGCATCATCTGGCAATGTCACTGTGCCGCCCGATACAAAGGCCTCTTCAGCGTCACGATCAATCGTATCGTCAACGATATTACCGTCCGCGTCCTTCACGCCATTGTCGTAGACACGCTTGACCACGCCCAACGTTCGCTGTCCATTTTCTTGACGCACAGCGGCATAGGCAAAACTACGGGTATATGTAGCGAGGCCTGCGGTGTCTCCATCCTTCATATGACTGACATCCATGTGGGTTTCCACAGACATGGATCCGCCAAAGGTACGCTGCGACAAAACGTTACGGGCGGTTTCAAAATATGTCAGGTCGCCATAAGTGCCTTTCATATATTTGGCCGTGGCGGAAACCTTGTGCCCATTGGTCAAACGCAACCAGCCTTCACGATCAGTGAGAGACCAATATCGGTTATCTGGATTATGTCCCCATTCCCATACCAAATCAAGATTCGAACCATTGGGTTGGTATTCTTCGGCGACCGGATATTCCTTCTCATCAGCAAGACCGATCAGGGAAATATCGTCGATGACGTAATCCATGCACGTGCCTTCCGCACCCCACGCGGTTTCGACAATGAGTTTGGAACCTTCCACATTAGCGTCGGATGGGATGGAGAACTCACCTGTGATAGTAGTCGTCTCCCCACGTTTCACTGTTCCTGTGGCCACACGATTAATTGTGCCGTCTGCATATTGAATCGCCACATAAAACAGGTGGGAAGTCACAGCCGATGAATCGACGCCGTCCATCTCATGGTCGTATCGAATCGTTGCACTGGCACGATATGTCACGCCCTGCTGCAATTTTCCATCCATAGATTGACCCGGGCCAGCGCCATTGTATTCGCCACGATTCGTCACAGCAAGACTCGTGGTTCCAGAAAGAGAACCATCCGTAATCGCGGTAAGCGTACCATTCCACTGAGGGGTCCACGATTCAGTCCCGTTTTCGAAATCGCCATTGTCCACCAGCTCGATTCCAATCAGAGAATCGTCAACCTGAGGAGGCTCCTCCAGAGTCCACCAATCCTGATCCTGATAAGACTGATGAGGCGCGTCATTATCAAAATCGTCCGAATTGACCAGGGAACGCTGGCGAACCAGATTCTCCAAATCAGCAGGCAAATCAATCAGTTTGTCGTAGGTGTCCGACGCGCTTACCTGATTATTGTCCCCAAACACAGGCCATCCGTCATCACCCCACGTTGCAGGAATCAAACCGGGAATACGTCCGGTCGGATATGTGTCTCGGAAGAAGAATCCATGCCAAGACGTCGTGCCATCACCGTTGTCGACTTCAACAAGGCTACCTTGTGCGAAAGCACCTAGATAATACTTTTTGGCTTCGTATTTGGAGCCATCAAGCAAATCAGTGGTGCGCAGCAGCATCACCATACGACCGTCTTTGCCCCAGTAAATCGTTGGAGTATAGAAATAATCACCGATTTTGAAAGTCTGAGATCCTTCAAATCCGGTAGGAGTCTCACCAAGATCATCAGTGAACTGTTCGGCAGAGATGATATTCTCATGGCTCTCCACCACCGTGGTTAAATCATCGGACAGCCTATATTGGTTGACGCCGGAGATAATCCAAGGACTCCCTTGCTCATCAAAATACAATGACGGATCATGGAATCCCCGATTAAGGGCAATCTTCGTCCAAGGACCATTCTCAATATCATCGGTGTAGTAGATATAAGCGCCATTAAGGTTGTTCGTATTGAATAACACGTAGAAGCGGCCATTGTGATAGCGCAGCGACGGAGCCCACTCGCCTTCGCCATACGAGCTAGCTCCATTGCGCAAGGATGAAGCATCGCTCATAGAAATGCGATCATACACGTACGTGACTATCCACCAATTGACCAGATCATAGGATTTCATAATTGGAGATCCGGGACTGAGCTCCATAGTGGTACTCACCATGTAATACACATCACGACCGTCTTTGTTATTCGGATCGTCCTT
This DNA window, taken from Bifidobacterium longum subsp. longum JCM 1217, encodes the following:
- the rpsO gene encoding 30S ribosomal protein S15, translating into MALTAEEKQEIIAKYATHEGDTGSPEVQVALLSKRIADLTEHLKEHKHDHHSRRGMQLMIGDRRRLLDYLKRVDINRYRSLIERLGLRR
- a CDS encoding polyribonucleotide nucleotidyltransferase; protein product: MEGPEIKAVEAVIDNGSFGKRTLRFETGRLAQQADGAVAAYLDDDSMILSTTTAGSSPKENYDFFPLTVDVEEKMYAAGKIPGSFFRREGRPSSEAILACRIIDRPLRPLFPHTLRNEVQVVETVLAVNPDDAYDVIALNAASASTMISGLPFEGPVSGVRLALIDGQWVAFPRWSERERAVFEIVVAGRVIENGDVAIAMIEAGAGKNAWHLIYDEGQTKPDEEVVAGGLEAAKPFIKVICEAQDELKKIAAKETKEFQLFPEYTDELYARIDEIAHKDLDEALSIAEKLPRQDRIHEIKEHVREVLANEFTDMDDAEKDKELGNAFKELQRQIVRRRILTEDYRIDGRGLRDIRTLSAEVDIVPRVHGSALFQRGETQILGVTTLNMLKMEQQIDALSGPQSKRYMHNYEMPPYSTGETGRVGSPKRREIGHGALAEKALVPVLPSREEFPYAIRQVSEAIGSNGSTSMGSVCASTLSLLAAGVPLKAPVAGIAMGLVSGDVDGKHIFKTLTDILGAEDAFGDMDFKVAGTSEFITALQLDTKLDGIPADILAAALQQAKEARATILEVINECIDGPAEMSEFAPRIITTTVPVEKIGEVIGPKGKMINQIQEDTGAEIAIEDDGTVFISSEGGEAAKKAKSIIDSIANPHVPEAGETYNGKVVKTTSFGAFVNLTPGTDGLLHISQIRNLANGERIDAVEDVLKEGDTVEVIVQGVDDRGKISLAIPGFEDQENNARPSRGDRDDRRGGRGRGDRDDRRGGRGRRSDRDDRDFDDRDDRPRRRRSDDFEDDYDDRPRRRRSDDRDFDRDDRDDDRPRRRRSADRDFDDRDDRDARDSRDDDRPRRRRSSDRDDRGDRDDRRGGSRGRGRGSDRNPRYATDDNYDDYRADREERTERPRRRVRRDFDPFED
- a CDS encoding NCS2 family permease, whose protein sequence is MEKFFHLKENGTTVSTEILAGLTTFFAMAYIIVVNPQILSQTGMPWGGVFLATIIAAIIGTLVMGLFANVPYAQAAGMGLNAFFTYTVCFGLGFSWQQTMCMVFLCGLINILITVTKIRKMIILAIPESLQHAIGGGIGLFVAYVGMLNVGLIKFTPGDPKAAAKGGAVAATPGLANFNDKVLWVFLIGLVLAIVFTVMKVKGGMLLAIAITTVIGIPFGVTTWSNSQSISETFSQLPQTFGAIFSAEGFPALFSDPTKLPLVIVTIFAFSMSDTFDTLGTFIGTGRRTGIFSAEDEKALENGHGFSSKMDKALFADSIATSIGAICGTSNTTTYVESSAGIAAGGRTGLTSVVVAICFALSAFLAPVVSAVPSAATAGVLVIVGCMMAASLKEVKWDDIAEAIPAFFAAVFMAFSYSISYGIAGGFIMYCIVKTCKGKAKEVHPIIWTVAALFILDFVCMAIL
- a CDS encoding beta-xylosidase family glycoside hydrolase — protein: MPVFADDSTPSSTPSDGSYTTTDSGDGTYSIPMLNTDVPDISVIRVSKDDPNNKDGRDVYYMVSTTMELSPGSPIMKSYDLVNWWIVTYVYDRISMSDASSLRNGASSYGEGEWAPSLRYHNGRFYVLFNTNNLNGAYIYYTDDIENGPWTKIALNRGFHDPSLYFDEQGSPWIISGVNQYRLSDDLTTVVESHENIISAEQFTDDLGETPTGFEGSQTFKIGDYFYTPTIYWGKDGRMVMLLRTTDLLDGSKYEAKKYYLGAFAQGSLVEVDNGDGTTSWHGFFFRDTYPTGRIPGLIPATWGDDGWPVFGDNNQVSASDTYDKLIDLPADLENLVRQRSLVNSDDFDNDAPHQSYQDQDWWTLEEPPQVDDSLIGIELVDNGDFENGTESWTPQWNGTLTAITDGSLSGTTSLAVTNRGEYNGAGPGQSMDGKLQQGVTYRASATIRYDHEMDGVDSSAVTSHLFYVAIQYADGTINRVATGTVKRGETTTITGEFSIPSDANVEGSKLIVETAWGAEGTCMDYVIDDISLIGLADEKEYPVAEEYQPNGSNLDLVWEWGHNPDNRYWSLTDREGWLRLTNGHKVSATAKYMKGTYGDLTYFETARNVLSQRTFGGSMSVETHMDVSHMKDGDTAGLATYTRSFAYAAVRQENGQRTLGVVKRVYDNGVKDADGNIVDDTIDRDAEEAFVSGGTVTLPDDATNVWIKSDNTLDNASGKLTIQYWYSLDGKQWSKLGDEQGPLTYDWSLSHFKGYRIGLFNYAKENTGGYVDFDYYDLSDVLTSDGKAVDTSKLRSAIDQADSLQSAEYPMDEWDKMLTLLDKAKQALASDPSTQNEVDAPQRALSLQLAQLAVDRQSGDGGNPGGGDQTGDGNQSGNGDQTGDGGQQQSSTADDNSSELSSTGSSVTPMVLSAIALMLAGISVIRIRRSSR